The DNA window ATGGATTAGATGATGTAATACCAAAAAAATATATTTTTTTTCACCTTTTTAGAAAATTATTTTTTTGGTTATCTAACAAACATAAATCAATGCAATTTTCTAAAAGATTACGATTTACTCTTGAAAAATTAGGACCCATATGGATTAAATTTGGACAAATGTTATCGACTCGTCGTGATTTATTTGACAATAGTATTATTAATCAATTAGAAAATTTGCAAAATAATACTACTCCCTTTGATGGTCATAAAGCGCGTAAATGTATTGAAAATTCTATTAAAAGTTCTATCGATTCTCAATTTAATAACTTTAATATTACACCTATAGCATCTGCTTCTATTGCTCAAATACATACAGCAAAGCTAAAAAACGGTAAAGAAGTTATTATTAAAGTGATTCGTCCAAATATAATATTAAAAATTAAAGCTGACATTCGATTAATGCTTAAGATCGCTAAATTAATTTCTTGGATTTCTAAATATGGGAAAAATTTAAAATTAATCAGTATTATTAAAGAATATGAAAAAATATTATTGCAAGAAACAAATTTACTGTATGAAGCAGTAAATACTATGCAATTAAGACGTAACTTTAAAAAAAGTTGCATGTTATATATACCAAAAGTATATATTAATTATTGTAGCAAAACTGTTATGGTTGTAGAAAAAATTCAAGGAATTCATATTAATAACATTAGCATTTTAAAAAAATATGGAATAAATATGAAGCTACTTGCTGAAAGAGGAGTAAAAATATTTTTTGCTCAAGTATTTAGAGATAATTTCTTCCATGGAGATATGCATCCCGGCAATATTTTAGTAAGTCATAAACAACCAAACAATCCCAAATATATTGCTATTGATTGCGGTATTATTGGAAGATTAGAAAAATTAGACAAGTATTTATTAGCAGAAAATTTCATTGCTTTTTTTAATAGAGATTATCGAAAAATAGCAAAATTACATATTTATGCTGGATGGGTTGACAAGTATACGAATATAAATGATTTAGAAATTGCTATTAGAATAGTATGCGAGCCAATTTTTGAAAAAAAATTATCAGATATTTCTTTTGGAAAAATTTTGCTTGCATTTTTTACGGCTACCCGAAACTTTAATTTTTCTATTCAACCGCAATTAATTTTACTTCAAAAGACTTTGTTTTACATAGAAGGTATTGGAAAACAATTATATCCTAAATTAGATTTATGGAAAACAGCTAAGCCTTTTTTAGAAAATTGGATTAAAAATGAAATAGGATTTATAGGAACATTACGTTATTTAAAAAAAAAACTGCCTTTTTGGATATCATATCCAAATATTAAATATCAAAAAAATATGTTATCTCGATTTAATTTGAGTAATCAAAAAAATAAAATTTGCACATCGAAATCTATTAATTATATTACTTTTTTAAAACTAGTTTTTTTATTTTTATTAGGAGTAGTTTTTTTTCTATGTAGCATTGTACTAACTTTTTTTCAAAAAAAAACAATAAATATATTTTCAATTGTGCTTATAATCTTTAGTATTTGTATATGGTTGTATATATGGAATGTTTTAAAAAAATTAGAATAATGCATATAAACAATGTTTTATATATTTATAAACGTTAAAATAGATTAAGATTGTGTTTAAAAATTAAGCTTTGCAGATTAAAAAAAAATATATAAACGTGTTAGTTTATAATTTTATTGATACAAATTACATATATATAATCAAAAAATTATTAATTTATAATAAATCTTATTATACTTTTTAATTGAACGAACCTACAATATTTTGAATTTAATTAATAAATTTAAACAATACACCATATTTAAAAAATGATTGTAAAATAATTTGTTATAAATATTTTAATAAAATTAAATTTATTTCAAATATAGTTTTTAAAAATGAGTATATGTCATGCAATATAAAAGTTTACGAAACTTCGTTGATATCTTAGAAAAAAAAAATCAAATAAAACGCATTTTATTACCTATCGACCCTAATTTAGAAATTACTGAGATAGCATATCGAACTTTACAAGCAAAGGGTCCAGCTTTAATTTTTGAAAATCCATTAGGGTATAATATACCGGTTCTATGCAATTTGTTTGGTACACAAGAACGTATACTTATGGGAATAGGAAGGAGTACTCTAGACTCTTTAAGAGAATTAGGAAATTTAATTGCTTTTTTAAGAAAACCAGAATTACCTTGTAATTTCCGTGATTTTTTTAATATGGCTCCAAAATTTACTACTATATTAAGCATGCTAACTAAAAAAGTCAAAAATGCTCCATGTCAGGAAGAAGTAATTTCTGGAAATAAAGTAGATCTAGGAATTCTACCTATTATGCGTTGTTGGCCCGAAGATGTTGCACCTCTAATTACATGGGGTTTAACTATCACAAAAGGTTTATATAAAAAAAGACAGAATCTTGGAATTTATCGACAGCAAATATTGTCTAAAAATAAAACTCTTATCAGATGGCTTCCTAATCGAGGAGGATTTTCAGATTTTCAAACATGGTTGAAAGCAAAAAAAAACAAGGATCAAGTGTTTCCTGTTGCAGTCGCTTTAGGTCCTGATCCAGCTACTATGCTAGCTGCAGTTACACCTATTCCAGACAATATATCCGAATATTCGTTTGCAGGTCTATTAAGAAAAAACAAAACAGAGGTAGTAAAATGCATATCTTCTGATTTAGAAGTACCAGCAAATTCTGAAATTATCTTAGAAGGTTTTTTGAGTGATCAATTTTCAGAAGAAGGTCCATATGGAGATCATACTGGATATTATAATGAAGTTGAAGTATTTCCTATATTTACAGTTACACATATTACTAAAAGAAAAAATCCTCTATATCATTCTACGTATACAGGAAAACCAATAGACGAACCAGCTATGATTGGATCAGTGTTAAATGAGCTTTTTATACCTATATTACAAAAACAATTTCCGGAAATAATAGATTTTTATTTACCTCCAGAATGTTGTTCATATCGAATGTGTATTGTTAGTATACAAAAAATGTATGTCGGACATTCAAGACAATTAATGATAAGTATCTGGTCTATTTTGCGTCAATTTATGTATATTAAATTTATTATTGTATGTGACAATGATATAAACATAAGAAATTGGAAAGAAGTAATGTGGTCTTTATCAACTAGAGTAGATCCAATGCGAGATACAATAATAATTGATAATATGCCAATAGATTACTTAGATTTCTCTTCTCCAAAAAAAGGTTTAGGTTCTAAAATAGGTATAGATGCAACAAATAAATGGAATGGAGAAACTTCAAGAAATTGGGGAAAGCCAATTAGCATGGATAAACGAACAAAAATGAGAATTGATAAAATTTGGGATAATTTAAATATATGTTGAATAAAAAATAATTTTTTATATAATATAATGATCTGAAGTTAAACAGTTAAAACAGTTTAATTAAATACTTTTTAAAAACTAAAAATCGATAGTTATCGAAAAAAATTTTAAAATCAAGTTTTTTAATATTTAATTTTATAGTAATAAAAATAAAGTTTAGCAATTTATTTAAAATAAGTAGATTTTTTTAAGTTTCTTATTAAATCATAATAAAATTAATATTTAAATTAATTTTAATGTATTTTCAAGTAAATTTATAATTTCAATTTAATTAAAATTTTTCCAGTAAACATATCTAAAGTTTACTAATATTTGCGCATTTCTTATGTAAATATACAAAATAACTTTTTTAGAATTATTAAACTAATTAAAATTGTAATCCTCAAAAGATGGCATTTTTAATATATTTAAATAAAAACTAAAGTTAATTTGATTTCAATGTTTTTCATTCAATTATTAAATAGAAACTTAGTAAGTATTAAATTATATAATATAATTTAATATATTTAAAATATAAAATTTTTTAAAAAATATTTTGCAAACATAGAAGATATATTTATTAAGTAAATATACTTTGTGTTTCAGTTTGCTTTTACAAAAATTATGTTTAAACGTACGATATTAAATTTTTTAATATGCATCGGTAATATTACAAATAAATATATTTTTGAATTGAAATTGAATTACAAATATATGCATTAATTATATAATAATTTAAACAGGGATATTTAATATGCATTTTCGTACTATATGTCGTATTGTTGGATTATTAGTAATCCTATTTTCTGTTACCATGATTTTTCCTAGTATCATATCATTAATTTATCAAGATGGGACTGGTATTGCATTTATTCAAACATTTATATGTGCACAAATTATAGGATTCTTTTTTTGGGCACCCAACTTACGTGAAAAAAATGAACTTCAACCGAGAGAAAGTTTTTTGATAGTAGTTTTATTTTGGATAGTTTTAGGCAGCGTAGGAGCTTTGCCATTTTTATTTGCAAAATATCCTCATTTATCTATCACTGATGCATTCTTTGAATCTTTTTCAGGATTAACAACAACAGGAGCAACAATTTTATTACATTTAGATACGCTACCAGAATCTATTTTGTTTTATCGACAAATGTTGCAATGGTTTGGCGGTATGGGAATTATTGTGTTAGCTTTGGCAATCTTACCTATGTTAGGCGTAGGAGGCATGCAACTGTATAAAGCAGAAATGCCAGGACCTATTAAAGATAACAAGATGCGACCAAGAATTGCTGAAACTGCAAAAACATTATGGCTAATTTATGTAGCACTAACTTGTTTATGTACATTATCTTTATGGGGTGCAGGTTTACCAATATTCGAAGCAATAACTCACAGTTTTTCGACAGTATCTATTGGAGGATTCTCTACACATGATAGTAACATTGGATTTTATAATAGTACGAGTGTTGAAATAATTATTGCTATATTTCTAATAATATCAGGATGCAATTATTCCTTACATTTTGCTGCGTTTAGCAAGAAAGAAATTAAAGTATATTATCAAGATACAGAATTTAGAATATTTATTTTGATGCAAATTATATTAATTTTGATTTCTTTTATAACTTTGTGGAGTATGAATAATAATATTTCTAGCTTAGAAACATTTAAAAAAGTTTATTTTCAAGTGATTTCAATTAGTACAACGGCAGGATTTACAACAGATAAAATAGTTAATTGGCCAACATTTTTACCAATATTATTAATATTTGCATCTTGTATTGGAAGTTGTTCGGGATCAACAGGAGGTGGAATTAAAGTTATTCGTATGATTTTGTTATATTTACAAGGTTCTAAGGAACTAAAGAAATTAGTACATCCTAATGCAATTTATAGTATTAAAGTAGATGATCATGCACTATCAAATAAAATATTAAAAAATATTTGGGGATTTTTTTTAGCATACATTTTAATTTTTATAGTAGGCGCGTTAATAATAATAGCCACTGGTGTAGATTATTGTTCTGCTTTTTCTTCTGTAGCAGCTGCTTTAAATAATGTAGGAATAGGTTTTGGTATAGTAGAAAATAATTTTGCCTCTCTTCATAATACTGCAAAATGGATTTTGATATTAACAATGTTATTTGGTAGATTAGAAATTTTTACTCTGTTAATTTTGTTTACGCCTACTTTTTGGAGAAAGTAAGATAATTTTTAATATGAAAACATTAATATTATATTCAAGTCGAAATGGTCATACTTGTAAAATTGCACATTTTATTGCAAATTTTTTTCGTCAGTCTAAATTTTGTGACGTAAAAAATTTACATAGTAATTTTGATATTAATTTAGAAAAATATCAGCGTATAGTCATTGGTGCATCCGTAAGATATGGATATTTTTCAATAAAATTTTATAAATTTGTCAAAGATAAGATATATTATTTAAATTCTATTCCTAGTGCGTTTTATGCAGTCAATCTTCTTGCTAGATACGATCATTACAGTACTCCAAATACTAACGTATACACAAAAAAATTTTTAAAAAACACATTATGGTGTCCAAAAATATCAGCAGTTTTTGCAGGAGCATTAAAATATTCGCAGTATAATATATTAATTAAATTGTTAATTTTTTCTATTATGAAAATTAATAACAAAAATATGTCTATTAAAAATGATATAGAATTTACTGATTGGGAACAAGTAAAAGAATTTGCTAATCATATTATACAGTTATAATAAAATATATAATTTTTTAAAAAATTAGTTCTTTTATTAAAAGAACAATGATATAATTTACCTGCAGTATAATTTTAAAAATTATCATACTAAGCATTTTTAATTTGCTGCATGTAACAAATTTTACAATAAAGTTCTTTAAAATTGCTACAAAGTAACCTGTGTAATACATATACATAGAATAATTTTAAAATAAGATTTTATATGCATTAAAAAACAAAAACTTTAAAATTATTTTAAAGTCAACTAAATATGTAAAACTGAAGAGTTTGATCATGGCTCAGATTAAACGCTAGCGGCAAGCCTAACACATGCAAGTCGTGCGGCAGCGTGAAGATTTTCTTTGACGGCGAGCGGCGGACGGGTGAGTAATATCTGGGGATCTACCTAAAAGAGGGGGATAACTACTGGAAACGGTAGCTAATACCGCGTAATATCGACCGATTAAAGTAGGGGACTAAATCAAAATTTTAATTTTGATAAAGCCTTGCGCTTTTAGATGAACCCAGACGAGATTAGCTAGTAGGTGAGGTAAAAGCTCACCTAGGCGACGATCTCTAGCTGGTCTGAGAGGACGGCCAGCCACACTGGAACTGAGACACGGTCCAGACTCCTACGGGAGGCAGCAGTGGGGAATATTGCACAATGGGGGCAACCCTGATGCAGCTATGCCGCGTGTGTGAAGAAGGTCTTCGGATTGTAAAGCACTTTCAGCAGGGAAGAAAGTAAATATGCTAATACCATGTTTATGTGACGTTACTTGCAGAAGAAGCACCGGCTAACTCCGTGCCAGCAGCCGCGGTAATACGGAGGGTGCAAGCGTTAATCGGAATTACTGGGCGTAAAGCGTACGCAGGCGGTTTATTAAGTCAGATGTGAAATCCCTAGGCTTAACTTAGGAACTGCATTTGAAACTAATAAACTAGAGTATCGTAGAGGGAGGTAGAATTCCAGGTGTAGCGGTGAAATGCGTAGATATCTGGAGGAATACCAGTGGCGAAGGCGACCTCCTGGACGAAAACTGACGCTCAAGTACGAAAGCGTGGGGAGCAAACAGGATTAGATACCCTGGTAGTCCATGCCGTAAACGATGTCGATTTGAAGGTCGTAGATTTATCTGTGATTTTCGGAGCTAACGCGTTAAATCGACCGCCTGGGGAGTACAACCGCAAGGTTAAAACTCAAATGAATTGACGGGGGCCCGCACAAGCGGTGGAGCATGTGGTTTAATTCGATGCAACGCGAAAAACCTTACCTACTCTTGACATTTAGAGAATTTAGCAGAGATGCTTTAGTGCCTTCGGGAACTCTAAAACAGGTGCTGCATGGCTGTCGTCAGCTCGTGTTGTGAAATGTTGGGTTAAGTCCCGCAACGAGCGCAACCCCTATCCTTTTTTGCCAGCGAACAAGTCGGGAACTCAAAGGAGACTGCCGGTGATAAACCGGAGGAAGGCGGGGACGACGTCAAGTCATCATGGCCCTTACGAGTAGGGCTACACACGTGCTACAATGGCGTATACAAAGGGTTGCAATCTCGCGAGAGTAAGCTAATCTCACAAAGTACGTCTTAGTCCGGATTGGAGTCTGCAACTCGACTCCATGAAGTCGGAATCGCTAGTAATCGCGGATCAGCATGCCGCGGTGAATACGTTCCCGGGCCTTGTACACACCGCCCGTCACACCATGGGAGTGAGTTGCAAAAGAAGCAGGTAGCTTAACCTTCGGGAGGGCACTTACCACTTTGTGATTCATAACTGGGGTGAAGTCGTAACAAGGTAACCGTAGGGGAACCTGTGGTTGGATCACCTCCTTATTTTAGTATCGATTATTCTATAATATTGTATTTGCATAGGTTACTTAGTGCATTATTGTTTTATCCTTTAGATTTAGGGCAAAATCAGTGTCCCCTTCGTCTAGAGGCCTAGGACATCGCCCTTTCACGGCGGTAACAGGGGTTCGAACCCCCTAGGGGACGCCACAAAAAATAAAAATTACGATGTCCAGTAATTCATGTTCTTTAAAAATTTAAAAACTATTTATAAACAACTTAGGGTTGCAAAGTTAAGTAATTAAGCGTGCACAGTGGATGCCTAGGTAGTCAGAGGCGAAGAAGGACGTGCTAATCTGCGAAAAGCGTCGGCTAGCTGATACGAAGCGTTATTAACCGGCGATATCCGAATGGGGAAACCCGATACAATTTTGTATCAGCATTAAATGAATTCATAATTTAATGCAGCAAACCAAGAGAACTGAAACATCTTAGTATCTTGAGGAAAAGAAATCAACCGAGATTCCCTCAGTAGTGGCGAGCGAACAGGGAACAGCCCAGAGCAATTGCAACACGTATGCTATAAGAATAGTATGGAAAGACTAGCAATAAAGAGTGATAGCCTCGTATTTTAAAGCATACAAAATTGTAGCTCTTATGAGTAAAACGAGACACGTGATATCTTGTTTGAAGATGGGGGGACCATCCTCCAAGGCTAAATACTCCTGACTAACCGATAGTGAACTAGTACCGTGAGGGAAAGGTGAAAAGAACCCCGGCGAGGGGAGTGAAATAGAACCTGAAACTGTGTACGTACAAGCAGTAGGAGCATTAAAACAACAATGTGACTGCGTACCTTTTGTATAATGGGTCAGCGACTTATATTTTGTAGCAAGGTTAACTGTCATAAGGGAGCCGTAGGGAAACCGAGTCTTAACTGGGCGTTAAGTTGCAAGATATAGACCCGAAACCCGGTGATCTAGCCATGAGCAGGTTGAAGGTTAGGTAACACTGACTGGAGGACCGAACCGACTAATGTTGAAAAATTAGCGGATGACTTGTGGTTAGGGGTGAAAGGCCAATCAAACCGGGAGATAGCTGGTTCTCCTCGAAAGCTATTTAGGTAGCGCCTCGTGCATTCATCTTCGGGGGTAGAGCACTGTTTCGGTTAGGGGTCTTATCCAGACTACCAATCCGATGCAAACTACGAATACCGAACAATGTTATCACGGGAGACACACGGCGGGTGCTAACGTCCGTCGTGGAAAGGGAAACAACCCAGACCGTCGGCTAAGGTCCCAAAGTCATAATTAAGTGGGAAACGATGTGGGAGGTCTTAGACAGCCAGGATGTTGGCTTAGAAGCAGCCATCATTTAAAGAAAGCGTAATAGCTCACTGGTCGAGTCAACCTGCGCGAAAAATGTAACGGGGCTCAAATTATGCACCGAAGCTGCGGCAATAATTTTTAAAATTATTGGGTAGAGGAGCGTTCTGTAAGCTTGAGAAGATATATTGTAAAATATATTGGAGGTATCAGAAGTGCGAATGCTGACATAAGTAACGATAAAGCAGGTGAAAAACCTGCTCGCCGAAAAACTAAGGATTCCTGTTCAACGTTAATCGAAGCAGGGTAAGTCGACCCCTAAGGCGAGGCCGAAAGGCGTAGTCGATGGACAACAGGTTAATATTCCTGTACTAAACATAGTTGTGATGGGGGGACGGAGCAAGCTAAATTCGCCAGGTGACGGTTATCCTGGTTCAAGCAGGTAGGTGGAAAAGTAGGCAAATCCGCTTTTTTTAACATCGAGATGTGATAACGAATCACTGTTGAGTGATGAAGGAATCTACGCTATACTTCCAAGAAAATCCTCTAAACGATATAAGCTATGTTTAATCGTACCTCAAACCGACACAGGTAGTTTGGTAGAGCATACTAAGGCGCTTGAGAGAACTCAGGTGAAGGAACTAGGCAAAATAGTGCCGTAACTTCGGGAGAAGGCACGCTGAAATATAGTGAGAAAGCTAGCCTTTTAAGCTAAAATCAGTCGAAGATACCAGCTGGCTGCAACTGTTTATTAAAAACACAGCACTGTGCAAACACGAAAGTGGAAGTATACGGTGTGACGCCTGCCCGGTGCCGGAAGGTTAATTGAAGAAGTTTACCCTACTACTTTGTAGGGAAATGCTTTTGATCGAAGCCCCGGTAAACGGCGGCCGTAACTATAACGGTCCTAAGGTAGCGAAATTCCTTGTCGGGTAAGTTCCGACCTGCACGAATGGCGTAATGATGGCCAGACTGTCTCCACCTGAGACTCAGTGAAATTGAATTCGCCGTGAAGATGCGGTGTACCCGCGGCAAGACGGAAAGACCCCGTGAACCTTTACTATAGCTTGATATTGAATCTTGAACATTAACGTGTAGGATAGGTGGGAGATAATGAAGTATAAACGCCAGTTTATATGGAATCGTCCTTGAAATACCACCCTTTAATATTTAATATTCTAATTCTGACCCGTAACCCGGGTCGAAGACAATGTCTGGTGGGTAGTTTGACTGGGGCGGTCTCCTCCTAAAGAGTAACGGAGGAGCACAAAGGTTAGCTAATCACGGTCGGACATCGTGAGTTTAGTGCAAAGGCATAAGCTAGCTTAACTGCGAGAGTGACAATTCAAGCAGATGCGAAAGCAGGTCTTAGTGATCCGGTGGTTCCGAATGGAAGAGCCATCGCTCAACGGATAAAAGGTACTCCGGGGATAACAGGCTAATACCGCCCAAGAGTTCATATCGACGGCGGTGTTTGGCACCTCGATGTCGGCTCATCACATCCTGGGGCTGTAGTAGGTCCCAAGGGTATGGCTGTTCGCCATTTAAAGTGGTACGCGAGCTGGGTTTAGAACGTCGTGAGACAGTTCGGTCCCTATCTGCCGTGGGCGTTGGAAGATTGAAAGGAGCTGCTCCTAGTACGAGAGGACCGGAGTGGACGTACCTATGGTGTACGGGTTGTCATGCCAATGGCACTGCCCGGTAGCTATGTACGGACGAGATAACCGCTGAAAGCATCTAAGCGGGAAGCTTCCCTTAAGATAAATCTTCCCAGAAACTTTTATGTTTCCTAAAGGGACGTTAAAGACTATGACGTTGATAGGTCGGATGTGTAAGCATTGCAAGATGTTTAGCTAACCGATACTAATGACCCGTGAGGCTTAACTTTGCAACACCTAAGTTGTTTAATTAATAATAATATCCTGACGATGTGAGCGCGATAGAACCACCTGAATCCATTCCGAACTCAGAAGTGAAATGTCGTAGTACCGATGGTAGTGTAAGGCTTCCTTATGTGAGAGTAGGAGATCGTCAGGAAATAATAAAAAGATAAATTAAAATAATTTTTTACAATAATGCACTTATATCAAATTTCCCATGACGAAAATTAATATTATTTATGATCTTTAAATGCAAATTGATATTAGTTTTAATGCCATCGATAATTAACTCTTCTAATGCATTTTTCATTTTCTCAATTGTTATTTTTCTATTTTCTCCAAAACAAATAAGTTTTCCGATCATAGAATCATAAAAAGAAGGAATAACATATCCCGAATAAATGTGAGATTCCCAACGAACTCCTAATCCTCCAGGAGGATGAAATCGTGTTATTTTTCCGGGATTCGGCCTAAAAGTAATTGGATCTTCGGCATTAATTCGACATTCTATAGCGTGTCCGCATATATTAATTTGATTTTGCTTAATAGTTAGTTTTTTTCCAGAGGCAATTTGAATTTGTGTTTTCACAAGATCAAATCCTGTTACCATTTCAGTTACAGTGTGCTCAACTTGCAATCTTGTATTCATTTCGATAAAATAAAATTTGTTTTTTGAATATAAAAATTCAAATGTTCCAACACCTCTATATTTTAATTTTAAACATGCATTAATACAAGAATCTCCAAGAAATTTTCTGCTTTTTGCATTAAGATACAATGAAGGTGCTTCTTCTAAAATTTTTTGATGACGACGTTGAATTGAACAATCTCTTTCTCCTAAGCTGACAGCGTTTCCTTGACCGTCAGAAAGTATCTGAATTTCAATATGTTTAGATTCGTTGATGTATTTTTCAAAATATATACGATTATCGTCAAATGTTAATTTAGCTTCTAATTTTGCTAAGTTGATAGCAATTTCTAAGTCATTTTCGTTATACACAATACGCATAGCTCTGCCGCCTCCGCCTTGTACTGCTTTAATAATTAACGGATATCCGACGACTTTTTGTGCAATATATTTAATTTTTTTAATATTAAATTTAGATATTTCTAAAGATGTTGGAAGACAAGGCAAACCTATTTCTTTCATAAAA is part of the Wigglesworthia glossinidia endosymbiont of Glossina morsitans morsitans (Yale colony) genome and encodes:
- the hemG gene encoding menaquinone-dependent protoporphyrinogen IX dehydrogenase, with the protein product MKTLILYSSRNGHTCKIAHFIANFFRQSKFCDVKNLHSNFDINLEKYQRIVIGASVRYGYFSIKFYKFVKDKIYYLNSIPSAFYAVNLLARYDHYSTPNTNVYTKKFLKNTLWCPKISAVFAGALKYSQYNILIKLLIFSIMKINNKNMSIKNDIEFTDWEQVKEFANHIIQL
- a CDS encoding TrkH family potassium uptake protein, coding for MHFRTICRIVGLLVILFSVTMIFPSIISLIYQDGTGIAFIQTFICAQIIGFFFWAPNLREKNELQPRESFLIVVLFWIVLGSVGALPFLFAKYPHLSITDAFFESFSGLTTTGATILLHLDTLPESILFYRQMLQWFGGMGIIVLALAILPMLGVGGMQLYKAEMPGPIKDNKMRPRIAETAKTLWLIYVALTCLCTLSLWGAGLPIFEAITHSFSTVSIGGFSTHDSNIGFYNSTSVEIIIAIFLIISGCNYSLHFAAFSKKEIKVYYQDTEFRIFILMQIILILISFITLWSMNNNISSLETFKKVYFQVISISTTAGFTTDKIVNWPTFLPILLIFASCIGSCSGSTGGGIKVIRMILLYLQGSKELKKLVHPNAIYSIKVDDHALSNKILKNIWGFFLAYILIFIVGALIIIATGVDYCSAFSSVAAALNNVGIGFGIVENNFASLHNTAKWILILTMLFGRLEIFTLLILFTPTFWRK
- the ubiD gene encoding 4-hydroxy-3-polyprenylbenzoate decarboxylase: MQYKSLRNFVDILEKKNQIKRILLPIDPNLEITEIAYRTLQAKGPALIFENPLGYNIPVLCNLFGTQERILMGIGRSTLDSLRELGNLIAFLRKPELPCNFRDFFNMAPKFTTILSMLTKKVKNAPCQEEVISGNKVDLGILPIMRCWPEDVAPLITWGLTITKGLYKKRQNLGIYRQQILSKNKTLIRWLPNRGGFSDFQTWLKAKKNKDQVFPVAVALGPDPATMLAAVTPIPDNISEYSFAGLLRKNKTEVVKCISSDLEVPANSEIILEGFLSDQFSEEGPYGDHTGYYNEVEVFPIFTVTHITKRKNPLYHSTYTGKPIDEPAMIGSVLNELFIPILQKQFPEIIDFYLPPECCSYRMCIVSIQKMYVGHSRQLMISIWSILRQFMYIKFIIVCDNDINIRNWKEVMWSLSTRVDPMRDTIIIDNMPIDYLDFSSPKKGLGSKIGIDATNKWNGETSRNWGKPISMDKRTKMRIDKIWDNLNIC
- the ubiB gene encoding ubiquinone biosynthesis regulatory protein kinase UbiB; protein product: MLRNSYRLYEIIKIILTYGLDDVIPKKYIFFHLFRKLFFWLSNKHKSMQFSKRLRFTLEKLGPIWIKFGQMLSTRRDLFDNSIINQLENLQNNTTPFDGHKARKCIENSIKSSIDSQFNNFNITPIASASIAQIHTAKLKNGKEVIIKVIRPNIILKIKADIRLMLKIAKLISWISKYGKNLKLISIIKEYEKILLQETNLLYEAVNTMQLRRNFKKSCMLYIPKVYINYCSKTVMVVEKIQGIHINNISILKKYGINMKLLAERGVKIFFAQVFRDNFFHGDMHPGNILVSHKQPNNPKYIAIDCGIIGRLEKLDKYLLAENFIAFFNRDYRKIAKLHIYAGWVDKYTNINDLEIAIRIVCEPIFEKKLSDISFGKILLAFFTATRNFNFSIQPQLILLQKTLFYIEGIGKQLYPKLDLWKTAKPFLENWIKNEIGFIGTLRYLKKKLPFWISYPNIKYQKNMLSRFNLSNQKNKICTSKSINYITFLKLVFLFLLGVVFFLCSIVLTFFQKKTINIFSIVLIIFSICIWLYIWNVLKKLE
- the accC gene encoding acetyl-CoA carboxylase biotin carboxylase subunit, translating into MLKKILIANRGEIALRILRTCKELHIKTVAIYSTADRYLKHVLLADETICIGSEHPIKSYLNIPAIISAAEITGADAIHPGYGFLSENANFAEQVERSGFIFIGPKSHTIKLMSNKISALNFMKEIGLPCLPTSLEISKFNIKKIKYIAQKVVGYPLIIKAVQGGGGRAMRIVYNENDLEIAINLAKLEAKLTFDDNRIYFEKYINESKHIEIQILSDGQGNAVSLGERDCSIQRRHQKILEEAPSLYLNAKSRKFLGDSCINACLKLKYRGVGTFEFLYSKNKFYFIEMNTRLQVEHTVTEMVTGFDLVKTQIQIASGKKLTIKQNQINICGHAIECRINAEDPITFRPNPGKITRFHPPGGLGVRWESHIYSGYVIPSFYDSMIGKLICFGENRKITIEKMKNALEELIIDGIKTNINLHLKIINNINFRHGKFDISALL